One Campylobacter concisus DNA segment encodes these proteins:
- a CDS encoding M99 family carboxypeptidase catalytic domain-containing protein, giving the protein MRKFRLFLAALVAASLANASALDYALIKKGEPSSNTMLLIGGIQGDEPGGFLAASIVATDYNITKGSLWVVPNLNFPSIIERSRGTKGDMNRKFAHVEKDDPDYNSVMKIKDVITDKNVTLILNLHDGSGYYRDKFISKDENPDKWGNTCIIDQSTLPGSKYPELESIASSVKDVLNKHLIDPKHRYHVKNTHTAMGDKEMLKSLTYYAITQNKSAFANEASKNLNAEQRTYYHLVAIEEYMKKAGISFTRPFELDVKSVKKAIEKEIRLELFDSYALSLKNLKPVISFVPFKKGELNYHSPNPLIAVIKENDTYKVQYGNRSVTRLKPQYFEFAKPLDKISLLSDGNEQVLKSGDKFSVKKSFKVKSLKNVRVNVIGYGTKSIDESEQDIDKNSLNKSYSIDKDGKIYRVEFYKSENGKEKFAGMILAEFR; this is encoded by the coding sequence ATGCGTAAATTTAGACTTTTTCTGGCAGCTCTAGTGGCTGCAAGCCTTGCAAATGCAAGCGCACTGGACTATGCACTTATCAAAAAAGGTGAGCCAAGTAGCAATACTATGCTCTTAATCGGAGGCATACAAGGCGACGAGCCAGGCGGTTTTTTGGCGGCTTCTATCGTGGCGACTGATTATAACATCACAAAAGGCTCGCTTTGGGTCGTGCCAAATTTAAATTTCCCAAGCATCATCGAGCGAAGTCGCGGCACAAAGGGCGATATGAATAGAAAATTTGCCCATGTCGAAAAGGACGATCCAGACTACAACTCAGTGATGAAGATAAAAGACGTCATCACCGACAAAAACGTCACTCTCATCTTAAATTTACACGATGGTAGCGGATATTATAGAGATAAATTTATAAGCAAGGATGAAAATCCAGACAAATGGGGCAACACCTGCATCATCGACCAAAGCACGCTACCAGGCTCAAAGTACCCAGAGCTTGAAAGCATCGCCTCAAGCGTAAAAGACGTGCTAAATAAGCACCTTATAGACCCAAAACATCGGTATCACGTCAAAAATACGCACACCGCGATGGGCGATAAAGAGATGCTAAAAAGCCTCACCTACTACGCTATCACGCAAAATAAGTCAGCCTTTGCAAACGAAGCTAGTAAAAATTTAAATGCCGAGCAAAGGACATATTATCACCTAGTGGCGATCGAAGAGTATATGAAAAAGGCTGGTATTAGTTTTACTAGGCCATTTGAGCTTGATGTAAAAAGCGTGAAAAAGGCGATCGAAAAAGAGATCAGACTTGAGCTATTTGACAGCTACGCTCTTAGCCTTAAAAATTTAAAACCAGTGATAAGCTTCGTGCCATTTAAAAAGGGCGAGCTAAACTACCACTCGCCAAATCCACTAATCGCCGTCATAAAAGAGAATGACACTTACAAAGTGCAGTATGGTAACCGCTCTGTCACAAGGCTAAAACCGCAATACTTCGAGTTTGCAAAGCCGCTTGATAAAATTTCTCTTTTGAGCGATGGCAACGAGCAGGTGCTAAAAAGTGGCGACAAATTTAGCGTTAAAAAGAGCTTTAAAGTAAAATCACTCAAAAACGTGCGCGTAAATGTTATAGGATATGGTACTAAAAGCATCGATGAGAGCGAGCAGGACATCGATAAAAACAGCCTAAACAAAAGCTATAGCATAGATAAAGATGGCAAAATTTACCGAGTTGAGTTTTACAAAAGCGAAAATGGCAAAGAGAAATTTGCTGGCATGATACTAGCGGAGTTTAGATGA